The nucleotide sequence GTTTCTCGATATGCGCTATGGCCGCCAGTGGGTGCAGGCCCAGGCGCACGGCAAACGGGTGCTCAATCTGTTCGCCTACACCTGCGGTTTTTCCGTGGCGGCGATCGCCGGCGGCGCCGAGCTGGTGGTCAATCTGGACATGGCCAAAGCGGCCCTGAGCCGTGGCCGCGACAATCACCGCCTCAACGGGCATGACCTGAGCCGGGTCAGCTTTCTCGGCCACGAGCTATTCAAGTCCTGGGGCAAGCTGAAGAAGTGCGGGCCGTACGAGCTGATCATCATCGACCCGCCCTCCTTCCAGAAAGGCAGCTTCGCGCTGACCAAGGACTATCAGAAAATCCTCCGCCGCCTACCGGAATTGCTCACCGTCGATGGCATGGTGCTGGCCTGCGTCAACGACCCGGCCATCGGCCCCGACTTTCTCATCGAAGAAATGGCCCGCGAAGCGCCCAGCTTGCGTTTCGAACAGCGCCTGGACAACCCGCCGGAATTCGCCGACATCGACGCCGACAGTGGCCTCAAGGCGCTGGTGTTCCGCCAGACCACTGCAG is from Pseudomonas sp. LS44 and encodes:
- a CDS encoding class I SAM-dependent methyltransferase; the encoded protein is MNTNAIDILQQHTLAALSSAPDEARRLFHGRGRRWPGLEHVTVDWLQGVLLVSLFRQPEDDELAALTDMLKQLGESPAWQHSAARALLLQHRYRLDSGVDVLAGEALDEWLVSENGLRFKLDLGKKQNNGLFLDMRYGRQWVQAQAHGKRVLNLFAYTCGFSVAAIAGGAELVVNLDMAKAALSRGRDNHRLNGHDLSRVSFLGHELFKSWGKLKKCGPYELIIIDPPSFQKGSFALTKDYQKILRRLPELLTVDGMVLACVNDPAIGPDFLIEEMAREAPSLRFEQRLDNPPEFADIDADSGLKALVFRQTTADPE